One window from the genome of Cyclobacterium amurskyense encodes:
- a CDS encoding transposase — translation MFSRKGYRDFILENLAYCRKEKGLFLFGYVIMTNHLHLVVQQKDAKLSGWVRDFKKFTSKKLLKMIIENPQESRKEWLKIIFAYHAKFNKRTGEMQFWTHENHAIELYRTEMIESRMNYIHENPVRAGIVEKPEDYMCSSARNYAGLEGLITVDHW, via the coding sequence ATGTTTTCAAGAAAAGGCTATAGAGATTTTATTTTGGAAAATCTGGCTTATTGTAGAAAGGAAAAGGGACTTTTCCTCTTTGGTTATGTCATCATGACCAATCACCTTCACTTGGTTGTTCAACAAAAAGATGCGAAATTATCAGGATGGGTGCGTGATTTTAAGAAATTTACAAGCAAGAAATTGCTAAAAATGATAATTGAAAACCCTCAGGAAAGCAGAAAGGAATGGTTGAAGATAATTTTTGCCTATCATGCGAAATTTAATAAAAGAACTGGGGAGATGCAATTTTGGACACATGAAAACCATGCTATCGAACTTTATCGAACTGAAATGATTGAAAGTAGAATGAATTATATACATGAGAATCCGGTAAGGGCAGGAATCGTGGAAAAACCAGAGGATTACATGTGTTCGAGTGCAAGGAATTATGCTGGATTAGAAGGTTTGATAACCGTGGATCATTGGTAA
- a CDS encoding DNA topoisomerase 3, which yields MKVCIAEKPSVAREIAAVLGANHRHEGYYEGNGYIVTYTFGHFCTLLEPNDYEPHWKGWHLSHLPMLPEKFKTKIVNNPGVKKQFDIVKKLFDTATLVINCGDAGQEGELIQRWVIEQAGYKGEVKRLWISSLTTEAIKEGFDKLQPSAKYDNLYYAGYSRAIGDWLLGMNATRLYTVKHGGYKQVLSIGRVQTPTLAMIVNRFKEIQNFQPQPYWELQTLYRETVFNCEEGKFLKKEDGETFANQVKENDFEVVSVAKKKGKEYAPKLFDLTGLQVHCNNKFGLSADETLKIAQKLYEQKLITYPRVDTTFLPNDIYPKVPGILEKLTKYRSLTQPILGKKLKKSTKVFNDKKVTDHHAMIPTGMQDSLQDNQLKVYDIITKRFISVFYDDCTVDNTTVLGKVGTVPFKARGKVILEKGWRVVFETTDGKEKKEKDELPLFKKGEKGPHEPSFLEKETKAPKQYTEATLLRGMETAGKQVDDEEMRDLMKENGIGRPSTRANIIETLFRRQYIERNKKQILPTETGLQLIGIIKNNLLTSAELTGQWEKQLKEIEKGKFHAGSFVVNMKKMVANLVYDVIREQSHAKITHTTENKLPEKEKSATTLVGQSCPKCKNGSLLKGNSSYGCSSYKKGCDFLLPFSFEGKTISENQYLRLLKKGSTVNLKGFKTATGDKEGLIRFNEEFQLVLVEKKVANSAASKKTPPVISCPLCNKGTIIRGKTAYGCSAYKEGCDFRYSFDTLREKANKKPLTVELVTSLLKESVVG from the coding sequence ATGAAAGTTTGTATTGCAGAAAAGCCAAGTGTCGCCCGTGAAATAGCGGCTGTTCTAGGAGCTAATCATAGGCATGAGGGGTACTATGAAGGCAACGGATATATCGTTACCTATACTTTTGGGCACTTTTGCACCTTATTGGAGCCGAACGATTACGAACCTCATTGGAAGGGTTGGCACCTCAGTCACCTTCCTATGCTTCCTGAAAAATTCAAAACTAAAATTGTTAATAATCCGGGAGTCAAGAAGCAATTTGACATTGTAAAAAAGCTATTTGATACAGCTACACTGGTGATCAACTGTGGTGATGCCGGCCAAGAAGGAGAGTTGATTCAACGATGGGTAATTGAACAAGCGGGGTATAAAGGGGAAGTCAAACGCTTATGGATTTCATCTTTGACCACAGAGGCCATCAAAGAAGGCTTTGACAAATTGCAACCCTCGGCGAAATACGATAATTTGTATTATGCTGGTTATTCCCGAGCAATCGGAGATTGGTTGTTAGGAATGAATGCCACCCGGTTATATACGGTTAAACATGGTGGGTACAAACAAGTGCTGTCCATTGGCAGAGTTCAAACGCCTACACTGGCCATGATCGTTAATCGGTTTAAAGAAATTCAAAATTTCCAGCCACAACCCTACTGGGAACTACAAACCCTGTATAGAGAGACTGTATTTAACTGTGAAGAAGGGAAATTTTTAAAGAAAGAAGACGGGGAGACTTTTGCCAACCAGGTCAAAGAAAATGACTTTGAAGTCGTCTCAGTTGCTAAGAAAAAAGGAAAGGAATATGCACCTAAGCTTTTTGACTTAACAGGATTACAGGTGCATTGTAATAATAAGTTTGGCCTTTCTGCCGATGAAACGCTCAAAATCGCACAGAAACTATACGAACAAAAATTAATCACCTACCCAAGAGTTGACACCACTTTTCTACCGAACGATATTTACCCCAAAGTACCAGGAATATTAGAGAAGCTAACGAAATATAGGTCGTTGACTCAACCCATTTTGGGGAAGAAATTAAAAAAGTCTACTAAGGTTTTTAATGACAAAAAAGTAACCGATCACCATGCCATGATTCCTACAGGCATGCAGGATAGTTTACAGGACAATCAGCTAAAAGTCTATGATATCATTACCAAGCGTTTCATCTCAGTGTTTTATGACGACTGTACAGTGGACAATACCACCGTATTAGGGAAAGTGGGCACGGTCCCGTTTAAAGCAAGAGGAAAGGTGATTTTAGAAAAAGGCTGGAGGGTTGTTTTTGAAACTACAGATGGCAAAGAAAAAAAGGAGAAAGACGAGCTCCCGCTTTTTAAAAAAGGGGAAAAAGGGCCACATGAACCTTCTTTCCTAGAGAAAGAAACCAAAGCTCCAAAACAGTATACAGAAGCAACTTTGCTAAGAGGCATGGAGACTGCCGGTAAACAAGTGGACGATGAAGAGATGCGAGACTTAATGAAAGAGAATGGCATAGGTCGCCCTTCTACTCGGGCAAATATCATTGAAACACTGTTTAGACGACAATACATTGAACGTAATAAGAAGCAAATTTTGCCCACCGAAACTGGATTGCAATTGATCGGTATTATTAAGAATAACTTGCTGACCTCTGCAGAACTTACAGGACAGTGGGAGAAGCAATTGAAAGAAATAGAAAAAGGGAAATTTCATGCGGGTTCTTTTGTGGTGAACATGAAAAAAATGGTGGCGAATTTGGTCTATGATGTTATACGGGAACAAAGTCATGCTAAAATAACGCATACCACTGAAAACAAGCTTCCTGAGAAAGAAAAATCAGCAACAACACTTGTGGGACAGTCCTGTCCAAAATGCAAGAATGGGTCATTGCTAAAAGGAAATTCGAGTTACGGATGCAGCTCTTATAAAAAGGGATGTGACTTTTTACTTCCTTTTTCTTTCGAAGGCAAAACTATATCAGAGAATCAATATTTGAGGTTACTTAAGAAAGGATCTACGGTCAATTTAAAGGGATTTAAAACGGCGACTGGAGATAAAGAAGGATTGATACGTTTCAATGAGGAATTTCAACTCGTTTTGGTAGAAAAGAAAGTAGCCAACTCGGCGGCTTCTAAGAAAACTCCTCCTGTCATTTCATGCCCTCTTTGCAATAAAGGAACCATAATAAGAGGGAAAACAGCCTATGGATGTAGCGCCTATAAAGAAGGGTGTGACTTTAGATACTCTTTTGATACCCTCCGGGAAAAAGCGAACAAGAAACCGTTGACTGTTGAGCTGGTGACATCTCTATTGAAGGAGAGTGTAGTTGGTTAA